AGAATTCTTTTACCTCTCCTGTATCAAGATTTACAGTTAGGACTATCTTTTCTATATGAGGGTCTTTTTTAAGGGGAAGAAAAGAGATTCTCCAGGTATTTTTGCTTAAAATTTCATAACTTTCAAGCTTCAAATCTTTTTTAATACTTCCTCTTCCATTCATAAATCCAAGTGCAAGCTGAGAGGAGATCATCTTTCCTGACGGATAAATTAAAACCTCTTTTTCCTTTGGATAATAAACAAAAACTTTGACCCCATCTGAGATAATTAAAAACCTTTCAGGTTTTTCGTATTCCCAGCGAAATTTTCCTGGCTTTTTAATTAATAATTTACCAGTTCTTATTTCTTTGCTTCCATCTAAGAAAATGGTTTCTTGTATAAAATTTGTTTTTAAGGTCTTTATATTTTCGTAAAAAAACTGAATTTTTTCTAAAACCTCATTTACGTCTTGAGCTTTTAAAGAATTAAAATTGCTTACGAGGGCCAATAACAGGACGAGGACGAACACCATCACTCGGACCAACAATTCCCTCCTCCTCCATTTTTTCTACTAATCTTGCAGCTCTATTATAACCTATTTTTAATTTTCTTTGAAGCATAGAGACAGAAATTTTACCATATTTATAAGCAATTCTTAAAGCCTCTTCATAAAGTTCATCTTCAAAACTTTCACTTTTTTCTAAAATTTTATCCTCTTCTTCATAACTTTTAAAATCTGCCAAATATTCTGGTTCACCAAAGGCTTTCAAATATTCTACAATATTTTTTATTTCTTTTTCTGAAATAAAGGGTGCGTGGATTCTTTCTAAATGGGAAGAACCTGGTGGCATAAAGAGCATATCTCCTGCTCCAAGAAGTCTTTCAGCACCATGTGTATCAAGTATAGTTCTTGAATCAACTTTAGAAGTAACTTGAAAGGAAATACGTGCTGGGAAATTAACTTTTATAGTTCCAGTAATTACATCAACTGATGGTCTTTGAGTAGCCACTAAAAGGTGTATTCCTGCTGCTCTTGCCATTTGAGCAAGCCTTGTAAGAAGTGTTTCTACCTCTTTTAAAGAAATAAGCATAAGATCTGCTAATTCATCAATAATTAACACAATATAGGGCAATTTTTCTTCAAAATTTTCATTATAAGACTCAAGATTTCTTGCCCCCACTTCTTCAAAAATAGCATATCTTCTTTCCATCTCATTAACCAACCATCTTAAAGCTTTAGTTGCGGTTTTAGGATCCAAAACTACAGGATGAAGTAAATAGGGAATTCCCTCATATACTGAAAGTTCAATTCTTTTTGGATCTATCATTAGAAATTTAACTTCCTGAGGGGTGCTTTTATAAATAAGACTTAAAATTACGCTATGAAGAAAGATGCTTTTCCCTGAGCCAGTGCTTCCTGCTATCAAAAGATGAGGAAGCCTTCTTAAATCAGTTATAACAGGGTTTCCTGAAATATCCTTCCCAAGGGCAATAGTTAAGGGGGAGTCAGAATTTTTAAAAGCTTGGCTTTGAAGAATTTCTTTTAGATAAACCAGCTCTCTTTTAGGATTTGAAATCTCAATTCCCACTACATCTTTTCCAGGGATAGGTGCTATAATTCTTACGCTCTTTGCTGAAAGTCCTAAAGCAAGATCATCTGCTAAACTGAGAATTCTACTCAGTTTTATTCCAGGAGCAGGTTTAAATTCAAAAACTGTAATTACTGGGCCAGGATTAATTCCCACAATTTCGCCTTCAACCCCAAATTCTTTTAACTTTGATACTAAAATAAGTGCCCTTTCTTTAAGTTCTTCAGGTCTTACATGATGAGAAAATTTAGGAATATCATTTAAAAGCTCTAAGGGAGGAGGGATGATTTTTTTTGTTTCCCTTGCTTTTAAAACCTTTTCAGGTTCTAAAGATTTAGTAGGTTCTAAGGGCTGACTAACTTTTTCTATTTCTGAGTCTTTTTTAAATTTTGAAATTTTTTTCATTTTATCAGATAAATTTTTGGGAATCCCGAAGCCAAGAAATAAGATTAAGATAAGAAAGAATCCAAGTAATAAAAAGAATCCAGGTAAACCTAAATAATAAATTATTAAAGAGGAAAACTCGCCTATTAAGCCTCCATTAAGAGGATATTTTCCTAAAAGATAGGTAGTTTTTAAACCGGTATTTTGAAATAAAAAAGAGGAAATTAAAGAAAGTAAGACAAGAGTAAGTAAAAAAATGCTAACTATTCTTTTTAAAGAAATTTCTATAAAATATGCTAAAAGGCTAAATAAAAGAAATGGGGGGATAAGGAGAGCGAAAAAGCCAAATAAAAAAAAGGCTAATGATGCTAAGTAGGCACCTAAGAGACCTCCCAGATTTTTAACTTCTTCAGCTCCAGAAACACCTATTCCAGGATCATAGGGATTATAAGAATAAATTGAGATGGTAACAAATAGGATTCCCAAAAATAAGCTTATATAAATTAGTCCCTTTTTAAAAAACATACTTTAGCAATTAATTTTAGTATAAATTAGCCTAAATATCAACTAATCTGCAAAGCAACCTTAAATTGTTATTTTTTAAAAATTTTCTTAAAATTTTAAAAAATTTAAAAAAAAATTTAAAAAAAAATTTAAAAAATTTAAACGTATTTAGCATTTAAATTCCAAAAATAGCTAAAAATTTTTATTGACAATTTTTATGATTTTATAATAATGATACTATATTTAGATTAAGGGAGAAAAACTTGACAGAATTTTCAAAGATTAGCTCAATTCTTAAGAATTCGCTTTTTTTGTCAAAGTCGTTATTTAAGACCTTTGGTTTAGTTTTAATTTTAGTAATTAGTTTAGTAATTAATGCTTATTCACAGGAGGGGGGTAAGGGAGCTGGAGGTAGTGTTCAAGGAAGAAAAACAATCCTTGATTTTAAGCAAGAGCTAAAGCTAACAGAAGATCAGGTGAAGTCCATAAAGAAGATAATAGATGAGTTTGAGACGAAGAACAGACCTTTATTGGAAAAACTTATAGCCCTTGATAAGGAGCTTAAGGAATTGCTTGAGAAAGAAGGGGATTTGGGTGAGATAAAGAAGAGGATAAAGGAGATTTATAGCTTAAGGGCTGAGATGGTTATTAATGAAATAGAGGCAGGAAGAAAGATTGATAAAATTTTAAATAAAGAGCAGAAGGAGAAATGGAAGCAAATAAGAAGTAGTGGTATTAAAAGGCAAGGAGGGTAAGAATGAATTGGAAAAGGTTATTATGGGTATTGGTGTTTCTTATTCTTTTAGTTAGCGGGGTTTATGCCACGGAAAAAATAGGGGTTTCAATTCCACCAAGTGAATCTACCTATACTCAAAATAATCCAATTAACAACGCTACTGATACTTCAGGCGGACCGACTTATGGAATTTATGTTGAGAATGCAACAGACCCATTGGCTCTAACGGTTAATGCAACAGTAAATTCTAATGCAGCAAATTCAGATGGATCAAGTTATGCCTATGGTGTTTATACAGATAGTCGACTCTTTAGCAATCTAGTTATAACAGAAAATGGAAATATTAATGCAAATGCAACTGGAGCAACTAGGGCAGGTGCTTATGGAGTATGTTATTTAGGGGTTGATAATGGCGCTCTTAATAACGCTGGAACAATAAGTGCCACAGCGAAGGTAGGGGATGCAGAGGGAGATTACTCTTGGGTTATGGCATCTGCTGAAGGGATATTTGAAGCATATGTTTATGACGCCTCATTGAGTTTTACCAATACTGGCAACATAAATGCGGTAGCAGAGACAGGAAATGCAGTAGGGAATTATACTTATGCTGTGGCAGGTGCTCGTGGAGTATATTTTTGGGTTTATGATTATGGCACTTTTAACATTAATAACGCTGGGACGATAAGTGCCACAGCGAAGGTAGGGAATGCTACAGGAGAAGGGTATTATGATGGATGTTTTTGTTATGGGGTTAGTGCATATGCTAATGGGATAGGTGTATCTGTTTATGACGCCTCATTGAGTTTTACCAATACTGGCAACATAAATGCGGTAGCAGAGACAGGAAATGCAGTAGGGAATTATACTTATGCTGTGGCAGGTGCTCGTGGAGTATATTTAGGGGATGTTTATGGCACTCTTAACATTGAGAACAGTGGAACGATAAATACTACAGCGAAGGTAGGGAATGCTATAGGAGAGGGGTCTTATGTTCGTGCTGCTGATGCTGTAGGTGTTTTTGCAGAGGCAGATGAAGGAGCAGTAGACTTCTTTATAAATAAAGGTGAGATAAAAGTTAATGTGCAGGCAGGAAGCGCAATAGGTAATAATTCTCAGGTTGAGGCAGATTATATAAGTGGAGTTGTGATTCTGGGTCCAGTAAATAACTTTCTTAATACTGGAAACATTTTAGTTTCAGTTAATGTTGGAAATGCCTCAGGAACTGGAAGCTCGGTAACTACAGTTTATTTTGGTCCTGGGTGGAATGCAGGAGTATATGGAGTCTATATTGGGGATAATGTTGATGTAATTAACTTTACCAATTTGGGTAATATAGGTGTAGCAGTTAAGGCAGGAAGTGCAATTGGTGATAATTCTGAAGTAATTTCTGGTTGGGCTCTTGGTGTAGATATTGGAGGGGATGATCCTAGTAAAGTTGTTAATTCCTTTGTAAACAATGGAACTATAAGTGTTTCAGTCTCTGCTGGAGATGCTAAAGGAACTAACTCAACAGTATGGGCTTTTGCAGGTGCTCCGGTTTGGGTTGATTATAGCACTGTTAACAGTTTCAAAAATACCGGAACAATAATTTCTACAGGACAAGCAGGAAGCGCCTTAGGTAATGGTTCTACAGTTTACATGACTGATTTTGGCAATGGATTTTTGGGTAAAGTAGGGAATTTCACTAATGAAGGCAAAATTATCACTAAGATTTCAGCTGGAGATGCAGTTGGAACTGAATCTTATTTGATAATAGATGAAGATGTATATGCTTCTGCCTATGGTATATTTTTTGCTGATGTGGTAAATAATTTTCTAAACAAAGGACAAATTTATGTTGAAGCTTCAGCTGGGAATGCTTTAGGAGCAAATTCTACAGTATATGTTGGAAGTGTATATGGCGTTTCATTTGAAGGAGGAGTTGGGAACTTTACAAATGAAGGAACTATTTATGTTGGAGCCTCTGCGGGAAGTGCATCGGGAGATAATTCTACGGTAAAAATAGAAGGGGTTTTAGGTGTGTTTGCTTATGATGTAAGCTCTGGGTCTCTTGTAAACAAGGGACTTATTCAGACTTCAGTTAAGGGCGGTTCGGGGTCAGAAATTTCTAAAGTAGTCGGATTAGTTTTAGAGGGAGCTTCCCATACAACATTTTCAAATGAGGGGACAATATATGTGAATGTTGATGCTCCAAAAGCGAAGTCGGTGCAAGACATAGCTGGTATTGTGATAAGTGGATCTTCGAATGTGACGATTTCTAATCCAGGCACGATAGCGGTTAGCGTGATAGCCCCAAGCAGTGCTATAAACAATATAAGGACTTTATACATAGAAAATTCAAAAGTAACACTCAAAGATAAATTTGCGCTTATGTTTGGGGCACCTGGCACTGGTCCAGCTACTGCACCAATATATGTGGATGCTAACTCCACGCTTGATCTAAATAAAGCAACCTTGGTTGTTAGGATTTGGAACAATGATGCCTCTTCAATTGTCGCGAACACACCATATGCATTGATAGAATATAACGGCACGGTGAATGGCAAGTGGGGAGGATTAGAGAGGGGTTATGCCAATCCGGTAATCGATGTCAACTGGTATAACGCGTCCACTGATAAGGATGCGAAGATCATCTTTAAGTATAATGCTTTGAACGTTCCAGAGCAAGCTATGTCACCTGTGAGCAGTATAATGGCGGGTTCTTTCATAAATTCTTTCATTTCAGGATTGTTCTTAGAGTATTTACCCATAACTTCGCCTATATATTTGGCAAAAGCGGTTAGCGATATGCCGCTTGGGTATGGATTGGGTGGGGCGACATATCGTGGCGGTATGTGGTTTATACCTGTTTATACCAAGGTTAAGGCAAGCGACCTTGGGTTTGATGCCGACGCCTATGGATTTAACCTTGGGTTCGGCGGTTTCTTGACAAGGGACCTTTCCCTTGGTCTCTATGCAACCTATGCAAGGACAGATATTGATTACAGCATAACTGGAGCAAAGAGTGGGGATGTAGACCTTTTTGCTGTAGGTATGACTGGAAGATGGACCTTTATGAAGGATGCATACTTGAGGTTTAATGTTAACGGGTTTAAGACAAACAACGACTATGAGGGTAGGACAG
The window above is part of the Thermodesulfobacterium geofontis OPF15 genome. Proteins encoded here:
- a CDS encoding LolA family protein; translation: MALVSNFNSLKAQDVNEVLEKIQFFYENIKTLKTNFIQETIFLDGSKEIRTGKLLIKKPGKFRWEYEKPERFLIISDGVKVFVYYPKEKEVLIYPSGKMISSQLALGFMNGRGSIKKDLKLESYEILSKNTWRISFLPLKKDPHIEKIVLTVNLDTGEVKEFYFINTVGEKIKIVFKNLEYNLNLENSLFAFVPPRDSKIVNVYQEK
- a CDS encoding FtsK/SpoIIIE family DNA translocase, whose product is MFFKKGLIYISLFLGILFVTISIYSYNPYDPGIGVSGAEEVKNLGGLLGAYLASLAFFLFGFFALLIPPFLLFSLLAYFIEISLKRIVSIFLLTLVLLSLISSFLFQNTGLKTTYLLGKYPLNGGLIGEFSSLIIYYLGLPGFFLLLGFFLILILFLGFGIPKNLSDKMKKISKFKKDSEIEKVSQPLEPTKSLEPEKVLKARETKKIIPPPLELLNDIPKFSHHVRPEELKERALILVSKLKEFGVEGEIVGINPGPVITVFEFKPAPGIKLSRILSLADDLALGLSAKSVRIIAPIPGKDVVGIEISNPKRELVYLKEILQSQAFKNSDSPLTIALGKDISGNPVITDLRRLPHLLIAGSTGSGKSIFLHSVILSLIYKSTPQEVKFLMIDPKRIELSVYEGIPYLLHPVVLDPKTATKALRWLVNEMERRYAIFEEVGARNLESYNENFEEKLPYIVLIIDELADLMLISLKEVETLLTRLAQMARAAGIHLLVATQRPSVDVITGTIKVNFPARISFQVTSKVDSRTILDTHGAERLLGAGDMLFMPPGSSHLERIHAPFISEKEIKNIVEYLKAFGEPEYLADFKSYEEEDKILEKSESFEDELYEEALRIAYKYGKISVSMLQRKLKIGYNRAARLVEKMEEEGIVGPSDGVRPRPVIGPRKQF
- a CDS encoding Spy/CpxP family protein refolding chaperone, producing MTEFSKISSILKNSLFLSKSLFKTFGLVLILVISLVINAYSQEGGKGAGGSVQGRKTILDFKQELKLTEDQVKSIKKIIDEFETKNRPLLEKLIALDKELKELLEKEGDLGEIKKRIKEIYSLRAEMVINEIEAGRKIDKILNKEQKEKWKQIRSSGIKRQGG
- a CDS encoding autotransporter domain-containing protein; translated protein: MNWKRLLWVLVFLILLVSGVYATEKIGVSIPPSESTYTQNNPINNATDTSGGPTYGIYVENATDPLALTVNATVNSNAANSDGSSYAYGVYTDSRLFSNLVITENGNINANATGATRAGAYGVCYLGVDNGALNNAGTISATAKVGDAEGDYSWVMASAEGIFEAYVYDASLSFTNTGNINAVAETGNAVGNYTYAVAGARGVYFWVYDYGTFNINNAGTISATAKVGNATGEGYYDGCFCYGVSAYANGIGVSVYDASLSFTNTGNINAVAETGNAVGNYTYAVAGARGVYLGDVYGTLNIENSGTINTTAKVGNAIGEGSYVRAADAVGVFAEADEGAVDFFINKGEIKVNVQAGSAIGNNSQVEADYISGVVILGPVNNFLNTGNILVSVNVGNASGTGSSVTTVYFGPGWNAGVYGVYIGDNVDVINFTNLGNIGVAVKAGSAIGDNSEVISGWALGVDIGGDDPSKVVNSFVNNGTISVSVSAGDAKGTNSTVWAFAGAPVWVDYSTVNSFKNTGTIISTGQAGSALGNGSTVYMTDFGNGFLGKVGNFTNEGKIITKISAGDAVGTESYLIIDEDVYASAYGIFFADVVNNFLNKGQIYVEASAGNALGANSTVYVGSVYGVSFEGGVGNFTNEGTIYVGASAGSASGDNSTVKIEGVLGVFAYDVSSGSLVNKGLIQTSVKGGSGSEISKVVGLVLEGASHTTFSNEGTIYVNVDAPKAKSVQDIAGIVISGSSNVTISNPGTIAVSVIAPSSAINNIRTLYIENSKVTLKDKFALMFGAPGTGPATAPIYVDANSTLDLNKATLVVRIWNNDASSIVANTPYALIEYNGTVNGKWGGLERGYANPVIDVNWYNASTDKDAKIIFKYNALNVPEQAMSPVSSIMAGSFINSFISGLFLEYLPITSPIYLAKAVSDMPLGYGLGGATYRGGMWFIPVYTKVKASDLGFDADAYGFNLGFGGFLTRDLSLGLYATYARTDIDYSITGAKSGDVDLFAVGMTGRWTFMKDAYLRFNVNGFKTNNDYEGRTGLNYEMKEKASYHVKGMEGEVMVGKVYRGRIALIPEVGFKYNYYNPDSFWTKAYSATGRVTAWDRYYDPDSKHVWKVVAGVNVVGDTKWGGNPVRLYLMGKVEQALSKNEVEVINYMRSDPTRYKLTKSINKTTFIGQVGADVSLTKNLGLEISGRGDFNGDYSGYTGKVMLRYSW